In Amphiura filiformis chromosome 2, Afil_fr2py, whole genome shotgun sequence, one DNA window encodes the following:
- the LOC140137941 gene encoding uncharacterized protein, with translation MKSLGFLRRNLSCCPRDVKTRCYNTFVRPVVEYASCVWNPTTKRNITKVESVQRSAARYIMNDYSRESSVTSMLNDLGWESLQQRRAISKATMMYRIVNHLIDIPDSQLIPSNTTTRGNSQRFHVPYSRTALLQGSFFPDTIRQWNALPQEVVESPTLDVFKSRVCGVSFT, from the coding sequence ATGAAATCCCTTGGTTTCCTACGACGCAACTTGAGCTGCTGTCCCCGTGACGTCAAGACCCGTTGCTACAATACATTTGTCAGACCAGTTGTTGAGTATGCCAGCTGCGTATGGAATCCTACCACCAAGAGAAATATCACCAAGGTTGAGTCTGTGCAACGCAGCGCTGCCAGGTACATCATGAACGACTACTCCCGAGAAAGCAGTGTTACATCCATGCTGAATGACCTCGGATGGGAATCTCTACAACAACGAAGAGCAATCTCCAAAGCCACCATGATGTACCGAATCGTCAACCATCTCATTGACATTCCTGACAGCCAGCTGATACCCTCAAACACCACCACCAGGGGCAACTCTCAGAGATTCCATGTTCCATACTCCCGCACAGCTTTACTGCAAGGCTCTTTCTTCCCCGACACTATCCGTCAGTGGAATGCCTTGCCCCAGGAAGTTGTCGAGTCGCCAACCCTAGACGTCTTCAAGTCCAGAGTGTGTGGCGTCTCCTTCACCTAA